One window from the genome of Hoplias malabaricus isolate fHopMal1 chromosome 18, fHopMal1.hap1, whole genome shotgun sequence encodes:
- the ndufa8 gene encoding NADH dehydrogenase [ubiquinone] 1 alpha subcomplex subunit 8, with protein MPSEVQIPTLSELSVEEVSVSSAVLKAAAHHLGSQCDKANKEFMLCRWEEKDPRKCLNEGRKVNECALNFFRQIKGNCAESFTDYWTCLDYSNLAELRHCRKQQKEFDNCVLEKLGWERPALGDLSKVTKVATSRALPENPYHTRPRPEPNSAVEGPLEPAKHGSRMFFWNW; from the exons ATGCCCAGCGAGGTGCAGATTCCGACCCTGTCGGAGCTCAGCGTCGAGGAG GTCAGTGTATCATCGGCTGTACTGAAAGCAGCTGCTCATCACTTAGGCTCACAGTGTGACAAGGCCAACAAGGAGTTCATGCTCTGCAGATGGGAAGAGAAAGATCCCAGGAAGTGTCTGAATGAAGGGAGGAAAGTCAACGAGTGTGCACTTAACTTCTTTAG GCAGATTAAGGGGAACTGTGCAGAGTCTTTTACGGACTACTGGACCTGCCTGGACTACTCAAACCTGGCTGAGCTTCGACACTGCCGGAAGCAGCAGAAGGAGTTTGATAACTGTGTGCTGGAGAAGCTTGGCTGGGAAAGGCCTGCTCTGGGAGACCTGTCAAAG GTGACTAAGGTGGCCACTTCTCGAGCATTGCCTGAGAACCCCTACCATACAAGACCAAGACCAGAGCCCAACTCTGCCGTTGAAGGCCCGCTGGAGCCGGCTAAGCACGGCAGCCGCATGTTTTTCTGGAACTGGTGA